GGCATCAACCGCCACGAGGAGCATCCGGAGTGGGGCTTCGCCGTTCCTCCCAAGCTGATGCACAAGGATATGGACATATTGAAGAGGCTCGGCTGCAACGCCGTTCGCGGCAGCCACTACCCGCAAAGCCCCTACTGGCTGGACCTGTTGGACGAGAACGGCATCGTCTTCTGGGGCGAAATTCCGATTTGGGGCGCGCATCTACCTCTGGAGCCGTTGCAAAGCCCCGTCGTCGTCGAACGCGCCTCGACGATGCTGCGGGAGATGATCCGCCGTGACCGGCATCACCCCTGCGTCATCATGTGGGGCATTCACAACGAGATCGATACGCGTTCCCGGATCGCGTACGATTTCAGCGTGCCGCTGATCGAGGCCGTCCGCAGCGAAGACGTGACGCGCCCGATCGTCTACGCCACGATGCACCCCGACGAGGACATCGTTCTTCCGCTCGTCGACATCGTCGGCATTAACAAATATTACGGTTGGTACGGCGGGGACGTCAGCGGCTTCGAAGGCATGCTGGAACGGTTCCACGCGAGAATGGAGCAGTTCGGCTGCACCGACAAACCCGTGCTCATGTCCGAGTTCGGCGCCGCCGGCGTCTTCGGCGAAACCGGCTTCGAGCCTCGAATCTTCAGCGAGGATTACCAGAACGAGGTCGTAGAGAAGGCTCTCCGCATCTTCCTGGCGGACAAGAACGTCTGCGGCACGTTCGTCTGGCACTTCGCCGACATCCGCGTGAACCTGCGCAAGGAACATCTGCAATTCCGAGACCGCGCCAGAAGCTTTAACAATAAGGGTCTCCTGAACGAATACCGGAAGCCGAAGACCGCATTCCGGACGGTACAGGCGATTTACAAGAACATCCCGTAACGAAGCGAAAGCCTCCCCCATGAGCCCATGGAAGGGAGGCTTCGCTTATTTCCACCAAGTTATTGATCGTGTATGCGGCATGAATTTCCGGAGGCATTATCTCGACGGTCCGAAACCGTCGCTTGCTTCGCTGCCCGTTCGATCGGCCCGCAACCGAAAGATCACGGCAAATACGCCGACGCAAACGGCGGCAACCAGCGCGTTATAGAAAAACACCTCGCGCATC
The nucleotide sequence above comes from Paenibacillus antri. Encoded proteins:
- a CDS encoding glycoside hydrolase family 2 protein, whose product is MIRTFQPHYIRKTQLLDGAWDFAIDPDDVGRKERWEQYFPENCRKAYVPSCWNNESDLYEYEGVAWYRTTVHAGDASQYRLAFHGVQGSADIYWDGDKIASHYGGFTPIECILSGVSPGPHELVVRTDSTLDELTLPYRIVDWFHYGGITRSVEWQPLADAAIDDLRIAYEIEEDGSRVEAACAIALRSFLPEEIVVPIRLELDGESVWNGDAVVAPGGSSVVEARFTVENARLWNVGAPELYYVRAVLPGDDRVERIGFRRIETGNKQIRINGKPVYLKGINRHEEHPEWGFAVPPKLMHKDMDILKRLGCNAVRGSHYPQSPYWLDLLDENGIVFWGEIPIWGAHLPLEPLQSPVVVERASTMLREMIRRDRHHPCVIMWGIHNEIDTRSRIAYDFSVPLIEAVRSEDVTRPIVYATMHPDEDIVLPLVDIVGINKYYGWYGGDVSGFEGMLERFHARMEQFGCTDKPVLMSEFGAAGVFGETGFEPRIFSEDYQNEVVEKALRIFLADKNVCGTFVWHFADIRVNLRKEHLQFRDRARSFNNKGLLNEYRKPKTAFRTVQAIYKNIP